A DNA window from Danio aesculapii chromosome 1, fDanAes4.1, whole genome shotgun sequence contains the following coding sequences:
- the LOC130213532 gene encoding RNA exonuclease 5-like, whose translation MNMRDQMNTEAEEEMETPPTPPPSSSSSSSSSTSCCKRKSADRLNSGSEKRRRLEIKPQDVLTVKDVCELIQYVTLRRSHKMRKPSWFSVSDECVSRVNVMILDGLTQSHFYRYFSLFTHLRSKYSTCSADLLTSDLFNAELATPPDGAGTHTPFPAALMWHPVIRRFGLKRAVLSNFLLTQQEMTKHRFPEKGVCGCEGFVCTASGSVTDSSPLYGLDCEMCLTSAGQEVTRVALVDASGRCVLDELIKPLNPIINYCTEFSGVTRALLSPVCTRLSDVQALLLQLLPPDAVLVGHSLDGDLRALQLIHPHVMDTSLLYRMDFGRRFKLKHLAQVILKREIQSAVCVGHDPCEDALAALHLAQFFIRKGPGEVVQEYLQELWQQQLPDDEEQQISDHQHSPQSFGHALFRSGQSAVFLGRCSEISGVLCAQMCRRQQCSSDREVVCVFRRVVQSYSVSVLLFSSFINTLKQTTASGHLQQVCARLQQMCVLYVGPLPSDATERLVLKLLKRCGRLRSTRQLHYTHGAHMEVVFEHLEGAALALERLNGHQLSDCTIKVRRPVHEQTLDLDECVCERQQDRVCERFLYVCNLSCKAQRREQQLQSLTHLGPPAVHAGTRSRHAFIEFASADSAQAAVGVGLFTGSRKLWACPALTPPHMSSWTPPDPPTTEINPNAQPGEECDERLLERRIRKLDRRVGKVYRALEGNCLSIVILPGTRVDGVDHLGLCFMHCKQT comes from the exons gATGTGTTGACGGTGAAGGACGTGTGTGAACTCATACAGTACGTCACACTCAGACGCTCTCACAAAATGAGGAAACcaag ctggtTCAGTGTCAGTGATGAGTGTGTGTCGCGTGTGAACGTGATGATTCTGGACGGACTGACGCAGAGTCACTTCTACAGATACTTCAGTCTCTTCACACACCTGAGGAGCAAATACAGCAcc TGCTCCGCTGACCTGTTGACCTCTGACCTCTTCAACGCTGAGCTGGCGACGCCCCCTGATGGAGCAGGAACACACACACCGTTCCCAG CTGCACTGATGTGGCATCCTGTGATTCGCCGCTTCGGCCTGAAAAGGGCGGTACTCAGCAACTTCCTGCTGACCCAACAGGAAATGACCAAACACAGGTTCCCCGAGAAAg gtGTGTGTGGCTGTGAGGGGTTTGTGTGCACGGCGAGCGGCTCTGTGACTGACAGCAGCCCGCTGTACGGCCTCGACTGTGAGATG tgtTTGACGTCTGCAGGTCAGGAGGTCACGCGTGTGGCGCTGGTGGACGCCTCTGGACGCTGTGTGTTAGATGAGCTGATCAAACCACTCAACCCCATCATCAACTACTGCactga gttCTCAGGGGTGACGCGGGCGCTGCTCTCCCCAGTCTGCACGCGTCTGTCAGATGTTCAAGCTCTGCTGCTGCAGCTGCTGCCGCCGGACGCTGTGCTGGTGGGACACTCTCTGGACGGAGACCTGCGCGCACTACAA CTCATCCACCCTCATGTGATGGACACGTCTCTGCTGTACCGCATGGACTTCGGCCGCCGCTTCAAACTCAAACACCTGGCGCAGGTCATCCTGAA acggGAGATCCAGTCGGCGGTGTGTGTGGGTCATGACCCCTGTGAGGACGCTCTGGCTGCTCTTCATCTGGCGCAGTTCTTCATCAGGAAGGGTCCGggagag gTGGTGCAGGAGTATCTGCAGGAGTTGTGGCAGCAGCAGCTCCCCGATGATGAAGAGCAGCAGATCTCTGATCATCAGCACag CCCTCAGAGTTTCGGCCACGCCCTCTTCAGATctggccaatcagcagtgttccTGGGCAGATGCTCAGAGATCAGTGGTGTGCTGTGTGCTCAGATGTGCAGGAGACAACAGTGCAGCAGTGACAgagag gtggtgtgtgtgttcagacggGTGGTCCAGTCGTACTCAGTGAGTGTCCTCCTGTTCTCTTCATTCATCAACACACTGAAGCAGACTACAGCGAGCGGACACCTgcagcag gtgtgtgCGCGTCTCCAGCAgatgtgtgtgttgtatgtgGGACCGCTGCCGTCTGACGCCACAGAGAGACTCGTCCTGAAACTGCTGAAGCGCTGCGGACGCCTGCGGAGCACACGACAACTGCACTACACACAcggg gCTCATATGGAGGTGGTGTTTGAGCATCTGGAAGGAGCAGCACTGGCCCTGGAGCGTCTGAATGGACATCAGCTGAGCGACTGCACTAtaaag gTGCGGCGTCCCGTGCACGAGCAGACTCTGGATCtggacgagtgtgtgtgtgagcgtcagCAGGACCGTGTGTGTGAGCGCTTCCTCTATGTGTGTAACCTGTCGTGTAAAGCGCAGCGGCGAGAGCAGCAGCTGCAGAGCCTCACACACTTGGGGCCccctgcagtgcatgctgggacaCGCAGCCGACACGCCTTCATCG agttTGCGAGTGCTGACAGTGCTCAAGCTGCAGTGGGCGTCGGCCTCTTCACTGGCAGCAGGAAGCTCTGGGCGTGTCCTGCTCTGACTCCGCCCCACATGAGCTCGTGGACACCCCCTGACCCGCCCACTACTGAAATCAACCCGAATGCACAGCCGGGGGAGGAGTGTGAT GAGCGGCTGCTGGAGCGCAGGATCAGGAAACTGGACAGAAGAGTGGGGAAAGTGTATCGAGCGCTGGAGGGAAACTGCCTGAGCATCGTCATCCTGCCCGGAACCAGAGT tgACGGCGTGGACCACCTCGGACTCTGCTTCATGCACTGCAAACAGACGTGA